A genomic window from Paenibacillus sp. FSL K6-0276 includes:
- a CDS encoding glycosyl transferase, with the protein MKFGTFDDTRKEYVINTPKTPYPWINYLGNEQFFGLISNTAGGYTFYRDARLRRLTRYRYNNIPLDTGGRYYYLYDDGDFWTPGWMPVKRDLDFYECRHGLGYTSITGERNGISVNQLAFVPMGHNAEVHRLVVKNTGSAKKSVKLFSFAEFCLWNAQDDMTNFQRNLSTGEVEVKGSVIYHKTEYRERRNHYAFYSVNKEIAGFDTDREAFVGMYNGLESPQAVVAGEPTNSVASGWSPIGSHALNITLEPGEEQSFIFVLGYIENPEEDKWESLNVINKKPAEAMIEQFATDAQVDATLAALAAHWDNLLSKYQIQSGDEKLDRMVNIWNPYQCMVSFNMSRSASYFESGIGRGMGFRDSNQDLLGFVHQIPERAKERILDIAATQFEDGSAYHQYQPLTKKGNNEVGTGFNDDPLWLILGTAAYIKETGDTSILDEQVPFDSNPDNTATLFEHLKRSFEHVANNLGPHGLPLIGRADWNDCLNLNCFSTEPGESFQTTANIEGRVAESVFIAGLFVFVGPDYAEICRMRGLDEVAVDAEAKIDNMREITLTHGFDGDWFLRAYDHYGDKIGSKENEEGKIFIEPQGICVMAGIGVENGQAEKALSSVQEHLDTDYGIVLQQPPYSKYYLNLGEISTYPPGYKENAGIFCHNNPWIMIAETVLGHGDRAFEIYAKIAPAYLEDISEIHRTEPYVYSQMIAGKDAVRHGEAKNSWLTGTAAWNYVAITQSILGIQADFNGLKIDPCIPTEWDSFEITRVFRGDTYVIQIKNPNHVSKSVASLTLDGVAVEGNIIAPVGDGAVHQVVVELG; encoded by the coding sequence ATGAAATTCGGAACCTTTGACGACACTCGTAAAGAGTATGTAATTAACACACCTAAAACACCTTACCCTTGGATTAACTATCTTGGTAATGAGCAATTTTTCGGACTTATTTCTAATACAGCTGGTGGTTATACCTTCTATAGAGATGCTCGTCTCAGAAGATTGACCCGTTACCGTTATAATAATATCCCACTGGATACTGGCGGCCGCTACTACTATCTTTATGACGATGGTGATTTCTGGACCCCAGGCTGGATGCCAGTAAAACGTGATCTCGACTTCTACGAATGCCGTCACGGTCTTGGCTACACGTCTATTACTGGTGAACGGAACGGAATTTCTGTGAACCAGCTTGCTTTTGTACCTATGGGTCATAATGCTGAAGTACATCGTCTTGTAGTGAAAAACACTGGCTCCGCGAAGAAATCCGTGAAACTGTTCTCTTTTGCAGAGTTCTGTCTCTGGAATGCACAAGATGATATGACCAACTTCCAACGCAATCTCAGCACTGGTGAGGTTGAAGTGAAAGGTTCCGTTATCTATCACAAAACAGAATACCGTGAGCGCAGAAATCACTACGCTTTCTACTCCGTAAATAAAGAAATCGCTGGTTTCGATACTGACCGTGAAGCTTTCGTAGGCATGTACAACGGTCTGGAAAGCCCGCAAGCTGTAGTTGCAGGTGAACCTACTAACTCCGTAGCTAGCGGCTGGTCCCCTATCGGATCACATGCACTGAACATTACGCTTGAACCAGGCGAAGAGCAAAGCTTCATCTTTGTACTCGGCTACATCGAGAACCCTGAAGAAGATAAATGGGAATCCTTGAACGTAATCAACAAAAAACCAGCAGAAGCTATGATCGAGCAATTTGCTACAGACGCTCAAGTCGATGCTACACTCGCGGCACTTGCTGCTCACTGGGATAACCTGCTGTCCAAATATCAAATCCAAAGCGGCGACGAGAAACTGGATCGCATGGTTAACATCTGGAATCCATATCAATGTATGGTTTCCTTCAACATGTCCCGTTCTGCTTCCTACTTTGAATCCGGTATTGGCCGTGGTATGGGCTTCCGCGATTCCAACCAAGACTTGCTCGGATTTGTTCACCAAATCCCAGAACGTGCTAAAGAACGTATTCTCGATATCGCCGCTACACAATTTGAAGATGGTAGTGCCTATCACCAGTACCAACCACTCACCAAAAAAGGTAACAATGAAGTCGGCACCGGCTTTAACGATGATCCGCTTTGGTTGATCCTGGGAACGGCTGCTTACATTAAAGAAACTGGCGATACTTCGATTCTTGATGAGCAAGTTCCTTTTGACAGCAATCCGGATAACACGGCTACTCTGTTCGAGCACTTGAAACGCTCCTTCGAGCATGTAGCTAATAATCTCGGACCTCACGGCTTGCCGCTGATCGGTCGCGCAGACTGGAATGACTGCTTGAACTTGAACTGCTTCTCTACTGAGCCAGGTGAATCTTTCCAAACGACTGCCAACATCGAAGGTCGCGTAGCTGAATCCGTATTTATCGCAGGTCTGTTCGTATTCGTTGGTCCTGACTATGCTGAAATCTGCCGGATGCGCGGACTTGACGAAGTAGCTGTAGATGCGGAAGCTAAGATTGACAACATGCGTGAAATCACACTTACACACGGCTTCGACGGCGACTGGTTCCTGCGCGCTTATGACCACTATGGCGACAAGATCGGTTCCAAAGAAAATGAAGAAGGTAAAATCTTCATCGAGCCACAAGGTATCTGCGTAATGGCCGGTATCGGTGTGGAAAATGGGCAAGCTGAAAAAGCTCTGTCTTCGGTACAAGAGCATTTGGATACCGATTACGGTATCGTGTTGCAACAGCCACCATACTCCAAGTACTATCTGAACCTGGGTGAAATTTCTACGTACCCTCCGGGCTACAAAGAAAATGCCGGTATTTTCTGCCACAACAACCCTTGGATCATGATCGCTGAAACTGTACTTGGACATGGCGACAGAGCGTTTGAAATTTACGCTAAAATTGCTCCTGCTTACCTGGAGGATATCAGCGAAATTCACCGCACAGAGCCTTATGTTTACTCCCAAATGATCGCAGGTAAAGATGCCGTTCGTCACGGGGAAGCTAAAAACTCCTGGTTGACTGGTACTGCTGCTTGGAACTATGTAGCCATCACTCAATCGATCCTTGGTATCCAAGCGGATTTCAATGGTCTGAAGATCGATCCTTGTATTCCTACTGAATGGGACAGCTTTGAAATCACACGTGTCTTCCGTGGAGATACTTATGTGATCCAGATCAAGAACCCGAACCATGTATCCAAAAGTGTAGCTAGTCTTACCTTGGATGGCGTAGCTGTAGAAGGTAACATCATTGCTCCTGTTGGAGACGGCGCTGTTCATCAAGTGGTTGTAGAGCTGGGCTAA
- a CDS encoding YitT family protein, giving the protein MLNMRPLRYLIILLGSLLVAAGTNFFLVPYKILDGGIIGIALIINYLFDAKIGVAVILCSFPIFLLAWLKERDIFYNSVLGLLTSSFLIELLGPMQYYFLYYFEFGSISSAIIGGFLMGTGLGIMLRFKASTGGTDLLAQFIKRYVPLNLGLIIFLTDFMIIGAGGLLISKETFFHSILTIVSGGVATGLCTLKTK; this is encoded by the coding sequence ATGTTAAATATGCGGCCATTAAGATACCTTATCATTCTTTTAGGAAGCTTACTCGTTGCTGCGGGAACTAATTTTTTTCTCGTACCATATAAAATCCTGGATGGGGGAATAATAGGAATAGCCCTCATTATCAATTATTTGTTTGACGCTAAAATTGGCGTAGCTGTAATTCTCTGCAGCTTCCCTATCTTCCTACTCGCTTGGTTAAAGGAACGCGATATCTTTTACAACAGTGTACTCGGTCTGTTGACCTCCTCATTTCTGATTGAGCTTCTCGGTCCCATGCAATACTACTTTCTGTATTATTTCGAGTTCGGCTCCATTTCTAGCGCGATTATTGGCGGTTTTTTGATGGGAACGGGTCTTGGGATTATGCTGCGGTTTAAAGCAAGTACGGGTGGAACCGATCTGCTTGCTCAATTTATTAAAAGGTATGTCCCGCTGAACCTTGGACTCATCATTTTTTTGACCGACTTTATGATTATCGGCGCTGGAGGACTCCTGATTTCCAAAGAAACCTTCTTCCACTCCATCCTCACGATTGTCTCTGGGGGTGTGGCTACGGGTCTGTGCACACTCAAGACGAAATAA
- a CDS encoding LacI family DNA-binding transcriptional regulator, which produces MRSEDIAKLAGVSRSTVSRVINNYSNVPEETRAKVLRVIEQHQYEPNSFARALAGKKTDTIGLFAISMNEKENTTRIYQNNYFAPFVDAVVDTSNARGCYVLIHTVYSPDDFIKVKQAFLQKRIDGGIIVGTQKDINIVREMVGLDSPLVLIDYDISEIMSEHLDRNHLAIVNSKDYEGTTEAIEYLISLGHEEIGIICGQMNTYSGRERYTAYEDTLKKHGLPINEKFILKGDFLKETAYEEVTKLLASGEPLPTAFFSSNDDMAISAMEAFSEHGIIVPEDISIAGFDDIQLASRIQPKLTSVRLPIYEMSKAAVEKVIELCDSQQPTFSTISFPARLVERDSCQPPKK; this is translated from the coding sequence ATGCGCAGCGAAGATATAGCTAAGTTGGCCGGGGTTTCCCGAAGCACGGTATCCCGCGTGATCAACAACTATTCCAACGTCCCTGAAGAGACCCGGGCCAAAGTGCTGCGGGTGATTGAGCAACATCAGTACGAACCGAACAGCTTTGCAAGGGCTTTAGCCGGTAAGAAGACCGATACGATCGGACTCTTCGCCATCAGTATGAACGAAAAGGAGAATACCACCCGAATTTATCAGAACAATTACTTTGCGCCATTCGTTGATGCCGTAGTCGACACCTCGAATGCCCGCGGATGTTATGTACTGATTCATACGGTGTACTCTCCCGACGATTTTATCAAGGTAAAGCAAGCTTTTCTTCAAAAACGGATTGACGGCGGTATCATTGTCGGCACTCAGAAGGATATTAATATCGTACGAGAAATGGTAGGGCTCGACTCTCCTCTCGTATTAATTGATTACGATATCTCTGAGATTATGTCGGAGCATCTTGACCGCAATCATCTGGCCATTGTGAATTCCAAAGATTACGAGGGCACCACAGAAGCGATTGAATACTTGATCTCTCTGGGTCATGAAGAAATCGGCATCATCTGTGGGCAAATGAATACGTACTCTGGTCGAGAGCGTTATACTGCCTATGAGGATACACTGAAGAAGCATGGCCTGCCTATCAATGAGAAATTTATCCTGAAAGGTGATTTTCTGAAGGAGACTGCTTACGAAGAGGTTACGAAGCTTCTTGCTTCTGGAGAACCTTTGCCAACTGCCTTCTTCTCCTCCAACGACGATATGGCTATATCAGCGATGGAAGCGTTCTCCGAGCACGGAATCATTGTCCCTGAGGATATCTCCATTGCCGGATTTGATGACATTCAGTTAGCATCTCGTATTCAGCCAAAGCTGACCTCTGTACGCTTGCCGATCTATGAAATGTCCAAGGCTGCAGTGGAAAAAGTAATCGAGCTGTGTGATTCACAGCAGCCGACCTTTAGCACGATCAGCTTTCCAGCTCGTTTAGTGGAGAGAGATTCCTGTCAACCGCCGAAGAAATAG